One stretch of Miscanthus floridulus cultivar M001 chromosome 18, ASM1932011v1, whole genome shotgun sequence DNA includes these proteins:
- the LOC136522068 gene encoding anthocyanidin 3-O-glucoside 6''-O-acyltransferase-like, whose product MSMSSSVRVLNVTHVLPDQNRAALYSPSPQLPLPDDDGIMKLTFMDSQFVGMVMPMRRLFLYEGPGVPPFPYLVGSLRSSLATVLAIFFPLAGKLTYRPSAGDVVVDCSPAAVSPGVKFVEAEYAGSIDDMRSVASGGGDEGDRDALMELGPELDARQLPAPVIAVQVTRPAVGSGRAVVVAVAIHHAVADGHSVWQFMRAWTAVARAEEGSEAMERLVPPTFDRTVIRYPEADKLASKILRAIAPALPVVRSPSSCSPPDRSRRSFLIHADEIQSVKQHIRTQTETAVAEQLDTPPSTYVAVSSLVWTSIVRAKSRAPHLAVAGDAYCYFFVAVDYRRRRLGPQVNERYFGNCVVPCVATAAARDLCGDAGLGLARAATAIRDAIRAQPEDPVRAMESWLDSTLALPKERFTLAGSSNRFMAYETDFGWGAPSRVELVSLFATELVLLLGAEDGGVQVTVTLDPEHMEGFAANLLRLRPAGSRARERGIVGGP is encoded by the exons ATGAGCATGAGCTCCAGCGTGCGAGTTCTCAACGTCACCCATGTCCTCCCGGATCAAAATCGAGCTGCGCTCTACTCGCCGTCGCCGCAGCTGCccctccccgacgacgacggcaTCATGAAGCTGACGTTCATGGACTCCCAGTTCGTCGGTATGGTCATGCCGATGCGGCGACTGTTCTTGTACGAGGGCCCCGGCGTCCCGCCCTTCCCGTACCTCGTCGGCTCCCTGCGGTCCTCCCTCGCCACCGTGCTCGCCATCTTCTTCCCTCTTGCAGGGAAGCTCACCTACCGCCCATCAGCCGGTGACGTCGTCGTGGACTGCTCGCCGGCCGCGGTGTCGCCTGGCGTCAAGTTCGTGGAGGCCGAGTACGCCGGCAGCATCGACGACATGCGCAGCGTGGCcagtggcggcggcgacgagggAGACAGGGACGCGCTGATGGAGCTCGGGCCCGAGCTCGACGCGAGGCAGCTGCCGGCCCCGGTGATAGCGGTGCAGGTGACGAGGCCGGCCGTCGGCAGCGGGCGCGCCGTGGTGGTCGCGGTGGCCATCCACCACGCCGTGGCTGACGGCCACTCCGTGTGGCAGTTCATGAGGGCGTGGACAGCCGTGGCGCGGGCGGAGGAGGGCTCGGAGGCCATGGAGCGCCTCGTGCCGCCGACGTTTGACCGGACGGTGATTCGGTACCCCGAAGCAGACAAACTCGCCTCCAAGATCTTGCGCGCGATTGCGCCGGCGCTGCCTGTG GTCAGATCGCCTTCCTCGTGCTCGCCGCCGGACCGGTCGAGGAGAAGCTTTCTGATCCACGCCGACGAGATCCAGTCGGTGAAGCAGCACATACGGACACAAACAGAGACCGCCGTCGCGGAGCAGCTGGACACACCTCCAAGCACCTACGTCGCGGTGTCGTCCCTGGTGTGGACGTCCATCGTGCGAGCCAAGTCCCGAGCCCCGCACCTCGCCGTCGCCGGCGACGCCTACTGCTACTTTTTCGTGGCCGTGGACTACCGCCGGCGCCGCCTCGGCCCTCAGGTCAACGAGCGGTACTTCGGCAACTGCGTCGTGCCGTGCGTGGCCACAGCCGCCGCGCGCGACCTGTGCGGCGACGCCGGGCTCGGGCTCGCGCGGGCGGCCACTGCCATCCGTGACGCCATCCGCGCGCAGCCGGAGGACCCGGTGCGCGCCATGGAGAGCTGGCTGGACTCCACGCTCGCGCTCCCGAAGGAGAGGTTCACGTTGGCGGGGTCGTCCAACAGGTTCATGGCGTACGAGACGGACTTCGGGTGGGGCGCGCCGAGCCGAGTGGAGCTCGTGTCGCTGTTCGCCACggagctggtgctgctgctgggcGCGGAGGACGGCGGCGTGCAGGTCACCGTGACGCTCGATCCAGAGCATATGGAGGGCTTCGCGGCCAACCTCCTGCGGCTGCGGCCTGCGGGTAGCAGGGCGAGGGAACGAGGCATAGTTGGGGGTCCTTGA